Proteins from one Desmodus rotundus isolate HL8 chromosome 9, HLdesRot8A.1, whole genome shotgun sequence genomic window:
- the FOXJ1 gene encoding forkhead box protein J1, with protein MAESWLRLSGAGAAEGAGLEGGLEEPDALDDSLTSLQWLQEFSILNAKAPALPLGGTDPHGYHQVPGSAAPGSPLAADPACLGQPHTPGKPTSSCTSGSSPSGLQAPPPDDVDYATNPNVKPPYSYATLICMAMQASKATKITLSAIYKWITDNFCYFRHADPTWQNSIRHNLSLNKCFIKVPREKDEPGKGGFWRIDPQYAERLLSGAFKKRRLTPVHIHPAFARQATQKPSTIPWARPLTVNTEAQQLLREFEEATGEVGWGTGEGRLGHKRKQPLPKRVAKVPRPPSTLLLTQEEQGELEPLKGNFDWEAVFDASALGGELGTLEALELSPPLSPASHGDVDLTVHGHHINCPATWGPSVEQAADSLDFDETFLATSFLQHPWDESGSGCLPPEPLFEAGDATLAADLQDWASVGAFL; from the exons ATGGCGGAGAGCTGGCTACGCCTCTCGGGAGCAGGGGCAGCGGAGGGGGCCGGGCTGGAGGGCGGCCTGGAGGAGCCCGACGCCCTGGACGACAGCCTGACTAGCCTGCAGTGGCTGCAGGAATTCTCCATTCTCAACGCcaaggcccctgccctgcccctgggggGCACCGACCCCCACGGCTACCACCAGGTGCCGGGCTCCGCCGCGCCAGGGTCCCCCCTGGCAGCAGACCCAGCCTGCCTGGGGCAGCCGCACACGCCAGGCAAGCCCACGTCGTCGTGCACATCCGGGAGCTCgccctctgggctccaggccccgcccccagacgACGTGGACTACGCCACCAACCCGAACGTGAAGCCTCCCTACTCCTATGCCACACTCATCTGCATGGCCATGCAGGCGAGCAAGGCCACCAAGATCACCCTGTCGGCCATCTACAAATGGATCACGGACAACTTTTGCTACTTCCGCCATGCTGATCCCACCTGGCAG aatTCCATCCGCCACAACCTGTCCCTGAACAAGTGCTTCATCAAAGTGCCTCGGGAGAAGGATGAGCCCGGCAAGGGGGGCTTCTGGCGCATCGACCCCCAGTACGCTGAGCGCCTGCTGAGCGGGGCCTTCAAGAAGCGGCGGCTGACTCCAGTCCACATCCACCCGGCCTTTGCCCGCCAGGCCACACAGAAGCCCAGCACCATCCCGTGGGCCAGGCCGCTGACCGTGAACACCGAGGCCCAACAGCTGCTGCGGGAGTTCGAGGAAGCCACcggggaggtgggctggggtaCGGGCGAGGGCAGGCTGGGTCATAAGCGCAAACAGCCGCTGCCCAAGCGGGTGGCCAAGGTCCCACGGCCTCCCAGCACCCTGCTGCTGACCCAGGAGGAGCAGGGCGAGCTGGAACCCCTCAAAGGCAACTTTGACTGGGAGGCCGTCTTCGATGCCAGCGCTctgggtggggagctgggcaCGCTGGAGGCCCTGGAGCTGAGCCCACCTCTGAGCCCTGCCTCACACGGGGACGTGGACCTCACTGTCCACGGTCACCACATCAACTGCCCTGCTACCTGGGGGCCTTCAGTGGAGCAGGCTGCTGACAGCCTGGACTTCGACGAGACCTTCCTGGCCACGTCCTTCCTGCAGCACCCCTGGGACGAGAGTGGCAGTGGCTGCCTGCCCCCGGAGCCCCTCTTTGAGGCCGGGGATGCCACCCTTGCTGCCGACCTGCAAGACTGGGCCAGTGTGGGCGCCTTCTTATAA